The DNA sequence CGGCCCTGGACGGCGACCTGGGCGCTGGGAGGGCTCGCGCTGCTCGCGGTGCCGGCGCTCCGGGACGCGGGCTGGCCCACCTTCCTCGCCGTGGTGTCCGCTTTCGCGCTCGGTTCGCTGGCGCTGCACGGCAGCCGCAGCTGGCTGGGGGTGCTGATCGGCTCGCTGGGGCTGTTCGACTCGGTCGTCCCCGGCATCATCTGGGGCGTGCGGGGGGTCCGCGCGCGAGGTGAAGGTTCCCGGGCGCGCTGGGGCGCCGCCCTGCGCACCACGGTGGTGGCCCTCGTGCTGCTGGTGGTGTTCGGAACCCTCTTCGCCAGCGCGGACGCCGCGTTCGCCGAACTGCTGGGCAGCCTCATGCCCGACGCCTCGGTCGGCGAGGGACCCTGGAGGATCTTCCTCTTCGCCCTCGGGCTGGCCGGCGCGCTCGCCGCCGCACACGCCGCGGCCGCACCGGTGCGCTGGGACGGGATCACCGTACGGCCCGGCACACCCCGGGGGCGGGCCGAATGGGCCCTTCCGCTGATCGTCCTCGACCTGCTCTTCGCCGCGTTCATCACGCTCCAGCTCGTCGTGCTCTTCGGCGGGTACGACAAGGTGCGGGACGTGACCGGGCTCAGCCACGCCGAGTACGCCCGCCAGGGCTTCTGGCAGCTGCTGTGGGCCACGCTGCTCACCCTTCTCGTCATCGCCCTGGCCCTGCGCTGGGCGCCGCGCGGCGGCGCCGGGGACCGCACCCTGGTGCGAGCCGTCCTCGGCCCCCTCTGCGTCCTCACCCTCGTCGTGGTCGCCTCCGCACTGCGCCGCATGGACCTGTACGTCGACGAGTACGGCCTGACCAGGCTCCGGATATCCGTGGCCGCGATGGAGCTCTGGCTCGGGGTGGTGCTGATCCTGATCCTGGCGGCCGGGGTCTTCGGGGCCCGGTTCCTGCCCCGGGCCATCGCGGTGAGCGCGGCGGCCGGCGTCCTGGCCTTCGGGCTGCTCTCACCGGACGGGCTGATCGCGGAACAGAACGTCCAGCGCTTCGAGGACAGCGAGTCGACCGCCATCGACATCGACTACGTCCAGGACCTGTCCGCCGACGCCGTACCGGCCCTGGACCGCCTGCCCGAACCGGAACGCTCCTGTGCGCTGCGGATCATCCAGAACGAGGTCCTTCACGCAGACACCCCCTGGTACGCGACCAGCTGGGGAGAGGCGCGCGCCAAGGAGATCCTGGAGAAGCGCCCGGTGAAGGGCGACGCGAGTGACTGCTACAACGCGGGCAGGGAAGGGACCCGGGACGGATACGAGCCGGACGGCGACGGCTACGACCCGTACTGAGCCGACGGGCTCCCCGGCCCGGCCGGCACCCTCCGAGCCAACGGGCCATCCGAGCCGACGAGCCCCCTGGACCCACGGGTTCAGGGGGCCCGCGCGCCCCGCGAACCCGTCTCCGCCGGCTGATTCGCGGGACGCACGGCGCCCCGGGGTGTTGCTGCCGTGGCTCTCGGCGTACGCTGGCTGGCGCCATGCCGTACGAACCACCCACGCACACCGTCGAGCGCTCACTTCGCGCTACCACCGGTGCCAGGACCGTCGCCGGTGTCGATGAGGTCGGACGCGGTGCGTGGGCCGGACCCGTCACCGTGTGCGCGGCGGTTACCGGTCTGCGCCGACCGCCCGAAGGCCTCACCGATTCCAAGTTGTTGACCCCCCGGCGGCGCGCCGAGCTCGCTCCCGTGCTGCGGAGCTGGGTCACCGCCTACGCGCTGGGCGACGCCTCGCCGCAGGAGATCGACGACCTCGGAATGACCGCCGCCCTCCGGCTCGCCGCCGTGCGGGCCCTGGAAGGGCTGCCGGTGCGGCCCGACGCGGTGATACTCGACGGCAAGCACGACTATCTGGGCGTTCCCTGGAAGGTCCGCACCGTGATCAAGGGCGATCAGTCCTGTATCGCGGTCGCGGCGGCTTCGGTGATCGCCAAGGTGCACCGGGACCGGATGATGGCCGAGCTGGGCGCCGCGTCCGAGGACTGCGCCGGCTTCGCCTTCGATGCCAACGCGGGGTATCCCTCGCCGGTGCACCGGGCCGCGCTGGAGGAGCGGGGGCCCACGGCCCATCACCGTCTCTCCTGGGCGTATCTGGACGCGCTGCCCCGGTGGCAGCACCTGAAGAAGGTCCGTTTCTCCGCCGAGGCGGCCGCACTCGAAAGCGGGGGCCAGCTCGGCTTCGAATTCTGAACGCGCACACGCGCCCCTCTTACCGACGCCGACGACATCGGCGTTCGCCCCAGACCACCTTCATGCCTCTGATCTCCGAGGAGCCTCAGATTCCCGAGAGCGCCCAGGGTCCCCGCGTCACTCCGGCCGCCGGCCGCACCGCGCCGACCCCTCGTCCCGTACCCGGTCCGCGTTCCGCGACCACTCCGCGTCCCGGCCCCGCGCGCCCCGCGCCCCCGGTGCAGCGCGCCCGCCCCGCCCCCGCGGCACCCGCGGCTCCGGCGGCCCCCGCCCGCCCGGAGCCGCAGGAGAATCGTTCCGCGCCGCAGATCCAGCTGATCCCGGCCCCGGCGGCCGGCGCGCTCGACGCGGCCGAGGAAGCCGTCGACCTGCTGCTGGAGTCCGGTCGCGCACCGGGCGACATCCTGGTGCTCACCACCGGCGAACAGCACCCGTGGGCCGCCCACGAGCTGTCCTTCGGTGAAGCGGCCTACTGGGCCCAGCACGACGCGGGCGACGACGTCTTCTTCGCCGACGCCTCGGTGGTGGACCGGGCCGCGTCCAGGCCCGTGGTCGTCGTCGCCGTCAACGACGACGCCGACCGGGACGTGGCGCGTACGCTGCCCGTCGCACGTGACCGCGCCGCCGCGCTGCTGATCGTCTGCGGAGACCCGCAGACGATCAACTCCGCACTCGGCGCAGGGGTCTGAACACACCCCACCGGTCCTCCCGGCCGCCCGCACGGACGGCCGGGAGGACCTTCGCCGATCTTCCGGCCACGACTGCCACGACCGGGCAACGACGGTGACGGACCGGTGGCCGACCGGCGCCCGCTCGACAGGTGAGCAGGGCCGCTCAGCGGGCCGCGGTGCGACGCAGCGCCTCCGCGGATCCGCCGCCCGACCGCGTCGGGGCGGTCCGGTGCTCGGCGACGGTGTCGGCCAGGAGCGCCGGCTCCGACAGCGAACTGGGCCGCCGCCCGCCCCTGCCCTCGCCGAGCAC is a window from the Streptomyces sp. MMBL 11-1 genome containing:
- a CDS encoding DUF4153 domain-containing protein, yielding MSDQPSEESGPPEKPKEADAPRPPEPSAASEAAAPPASNEPGPSEAPPSEVRTAGAPAAGPSSPSAAGDPAPAQASDDRRPQARAARQTGQPGSPWQHGAGAPAAKGDGATARIRPPAPPLIRPAVLWSVLATAVLSALFLGDGLGVNLLIVALPAALAAFFAARAAGRRLRPWTATWALGGLALLAVPALRDAGWPTFLAVVSAFALGSLALHGSRSWLGVLIGSLGLFDSVVPGIIWGVRGVRARGEGSRARWGAALRTTVVALVLLVVFGTLFASADAAFAELLGSLMPDASVGEGPWRIFLFALGLAGALAAAHAAAAPVRWDGITVRPGTPRGRAEWALPLIVLDLLFAAFITLQLVVLFGGYDKVRDVTGLSHAEYARQGFWQLLWATLLTLLVIALALRWAPRGGAGDRTLVRAVLGPLCVLTLVVVASALRRMDLYVDEYGLTRLRISVAAMELWLGVVLILILAAGVFGARFLPRAIAVSAAAGVLAFGLLSPDGLIAEQNVQRFEDSESTAIDIDYVQDLSADAVPALDRLPEPERSCALRIIQNEVLHADTPWYATSWGEARAKEILEKRPVKGDASDCYNAGREGTRDGYEPDGDGYDPY
- a CDS encoding ribonuclease HII — translated: MPYEPPTHTVERSLRATTGARTVAGVDEVGRGAWAGPVTVCAAVTGLRRPPEGLTDSKLLTPRRRAELAPVLRSWVTAYALGDASPQEIDDLGMTAALRLAAVRALEGLPVRPDAVILDGKHDYLGVPWKVRTVIKGDQSCIAVAAASVIAKVHRDRMMAELGAASEDCAGFAFDANAGYPSPVHRAALEERGPTAHHRLSWAYLDALPRWQHLKKVRFSAEAAALESGGQLGFEF